The genomic stretch TGATATCTATCCGGCAATGACACTTTTGTGGCCTCTTTACCGGGAGGAGGAATTTCTCATTTTAGGCATTGCGTCCGGTTACTGGGAAGCGTTAGAGGTGGCCGGGAATATCATCGGTGATATGTACCGGAAAACTGGAGGCTTCGATCTGCCTGCCTTTATAGGGAGGGAAGCCGGTAAGGTGTGAGGTGTTCATGCTTCATATAATTTTGTTTATACTTAAAATTTTAGGGCTGCTGGTGCTTATCGTATTAGGGCTCGTCCTCGCTGTTGCTCTGCTAATCCTTCTGGTCCCGGTACGGTACCAGGCAGAGGGATCCTATGACGGAAAGGTTAGGGGGAAAGCCAGGATTACCTGGCTGCTACATATCCTTTCCGTGTCAGCTCAGTACGAGGAAGACTTAATCGTGAGGGTCCGGATTTTCGGCTTCCGCATAGGAAAACCCAAGAAGATGGATTCAGAGCTTAAGGAAGCGGAAGATATTATGGTTCAGGCTATGGAAATAATAGAACCGGAACCCATAAGAGAAGCACTGGAAGTGAAAGATGAAATTCATGACAGGGTCAAGGAAGAACCAAAGAACCTGCCGCCTCCAAAGGAGGAGTTAAGAAGTCCGACGCCTCCAAAGGAAGAACCAAAAAAGAAAAAAGGATTCCGGGTCATGGGAGTGTTTGAAAAGCTAAAGAAGAAGGTTCTTAGGGCTTTTACAAAACTTAAGTTTTTTTTCCTGCGGATCTGTGATACACTGAGAACAATAAAAGACAAAAAAGATGAGATTTATGCCTGGATTTCCAATAAGGAGAACCAGAAGACAGGAAAGCTGCTATTTAGACAGGTAAAAAGATTGGTCCGCCATATCCTTCCCCGTCGGGGAAAGGGAAATATAACCTTTGGCTTTGATGATCCTTATCTGACCGGTCAGGTGCTCACCTATGCAAGCGTT from Lacrimispora sphenoides JCM 1415 encodes the following:
- a CDS encoding DUF2953 domain-containing protein, coding for MLHIILFILKILGLLVLIVLGLVLAVALLILLVPVRYQAEGSYDGKVRGKARITWLLHILSVSAQYEEDLIVRVRIFGFRIGKPKKMDSELKEAEDIMVQAMEIIEPEPIREALEVKDEIHDRVKEEPKNLPPPKEELRSPTPPKEEPKKKKGFRVMGVFEKLKKKVLRAFTKLKFFFLRICDTLRTIKDKKDEIYAWISNKENQKTGKLLFRQVKRLVRHILPRRGKGNITFGFDDPYLTGQVLTYASVIYPLCHKHLNLYPVFDQTVFTVEGTFRGRIRMGTVLLIGSRMLLDRNFRRLLKGWLHKGGIA